Genomic segment of Candidatus Binataceae bacterium:
AGCACGTTCGCCAGCGCAATCGCGGCGCTCTTGCGACCGCGGATTGGCCCGAGCGCGTCGAGATCGTGAACGGCAGTGACTTGAAGACTCAGTGGAATCGCGGTGTTGTGAGTAAACAGAGCGATATCCGACTGCGACAGCCCAAATTCTTTGAGCTTCTTTTGCACCAGCAGGATCAGATCGCCCTTAGGCGTCTGATAGACGAGGTCTTCGGTGAACTCCGTTCCGGTGATGAATATCGAGCCCGGCACTGCCACGGTAACTACGGTGTCAACGGCCAGGCGCGCCGAAAACATCACCCACGCGACGTGGTTCAGTTTTGCTTTCAGAATCGGATCGGATGAATACGGATCGACGTGCAGCTTCCTCGCGAGGCTGCGGCGCACCTGCTCGTAGCCGAGCGCGGTCGCCGTGATCGAACCGGACTCCTCGGCCGTCTGTTCTGCGCGCTGACCGCCGCTCTCCGACGAATTGGTCGCGGTCGCATAAAGCTGATTGGCGCCCAGGCTGACGCGGCCGAAGAATTCGTTTATCCCGCTCGGCAAGCCGGTCACGGTATCCATCGGATGAACGACCATGTTGGCCGCGTCCGAGATCGGCCGCTCCGCGCTCTTCGCGACCGCCTGCGCAAAAATCGCCGTCTGACTGCTGTTGTCCAACTGCGCGATCGCAGGGATCTCAGACAGCCGAATCTTCAGCATGTCGAGGCTCTCAACCTGGTAAGTCCCGGCGTTGTTATGAAAGACGCTGGCATCGGCGACGATCGTGTACTCGCCCATCGCGCCGTTGGTCGGAACCTGCTGCTGAACAATGAACCCCGGACCCGAAAGTGCGCTCGCCGGAAGCAGATCGGACACATTGATAACAGGCGGTTGCTCGTAGTTCCCGCCCGGCGCCGCAGGCGTCTCGGGTTGCGCGGCTACGGGCGGCGGTGCGGCGGGAGCAGCCTGCACATTGGAAACTGGCTGCTGCGGCATGACCGGCGCAGCAGCCGGCGAGCATCCAGTGACGAACGCGATCAAGGCGACGCCATAAATAGCGGGCGAGATGGTTCTCGTGTTCATCGAAACGTCCTCCCACGCCTTCGACTAGTCGTCAGAGTCATACCGCGAGTTAAGCAATTGCGACAGACGCGACATGCATAGCGCCGCGCGCTGTTTTGTGTTTCAGGCAGGTTTGCGCGCGGATTTGGCTCGCTCGCGCTTGCTCTTCGAGGTTCCCCGCAATGCTTCCGTCGAGCCGATCGCGGGCGTGCGGCCGGTGCGCTTGAAAGAGAAGCGCAGCGGCGTGCCGACCAGTTTCAGTTCGCGGCGAAAGCGCGTTTCGAGAAAGCGGATGTAGTGCGCGGGGATGTCGCGTTCGATGTTGGAAAAGAATCGAAGCCGCGGCGGCGCGCTCGCGACTTGCGTCACGTACATCAGGTTGAGGCGGCGGCGCGCAACCAACGGCGGATCCATCGCGGCCGTCGCGGCCGCCAGGATGCGATTGAGCTGCGAAGTCTGGAACATCGATCGCCACGACTCGCCCGCCGCGATCGCCGCGGGCAGAATGCCTTTCACGCCGTCGCCCGTCAGCGCCGACGTGAAGACCTTCGTCGCATACGACATGAACGGATAGCGATTCTCGACGTCGCGCGCGAACGTGGCAATCTTGCCGCCCGCTTTCGCGGCCGCGTCCCACTTATTGCATATGATCACCATCGCGCGATCGTTGGTATCGACCAGCCGCGCGAGCCGCGCGTCCTGGTCGGTGATTCCCTCGCTCGCGTCGATCACGAGCAGAACCACGTCAGCGCGACGGATCGTCTCGATCGCGCGCGCCACCGAATGCTGCTCCAGCTCGCCTTCGACGCGCGTCGGCCGTCGGATACCCGCGGTATCGATCAACAGCACGTCGCGTCCCTCCGCGCTCAGGCGAACGTCGATCGGATCGCGCGTCGTGCCGGGAATCGAATCGACGATCG
This window contains:
- the der gene encoding ribosome biogenesis GTPase Der codes for the protein MSKERSPRSVESRGGAEVRRLFSEGLPSVVLVGRANAGKSTLFNRIAKGHRAITSAIPGTTRDLNFARAAHEERDFVVVDSGGLELGGRENMSERIVAEALGAVGAADVVVFVLDGKAGLADADSEAVALVRDTGCPLIMAVNKIDSDKQETNAAEFYALGADELFFISSAHGRGVGELLDEVVKRLPARESATQAGPNLKLALVGRPNVGKSSMLNRLSGFERAIVDSIPGTTRDPIDVRLSAEGRDVLLIDTAGIRRPTRVEGELEQHSVARAIETIRRADVVLLVIDASEGITDQDARLARLVDTNDRAMVIICNKWDAAAKAGGKIATFARDVENRYPFMSYATKVFTSALTGDGVKGILPAAIAAGESWRSMFQTSQLNRILAAATAAMDPPLVARRRLNLMYVTQVASAPPRLRFFSNIERDIPAHYIRFLETRFRRELKLVGTPLRFSFKRTGRTPAIGSTEALRGTSKSKRERAKSARKPA